A window from Chlamydia gallinacea 08-1274/3 encodes these proteins:
- a CDS encoding ATP-dependent helicase: MLTSELNQAQRNAVTAPLSPILVLAGAGAGKTRVVTHRILHLINEGISPKEILAVTFTNKAARELRERVIHLCSKVRGENIPMVCTFHSLAVFILRRSIHLLNRDNNFIIYDQGDADKLLKQCLQKMNLKKALSNQVQHAISQAKNRLLLPEDLNPEDYIHPIIPIYKEYQQRLQEANAVDFDDLLFLSVKLFQDYPEAKAEYSELWKALLIDEYQDTNHAQYIMALTLAKKYQNIFAVGDPDQSIYSWRGANIHNILNFEKDYPQAQIIYLEDNYRSCANILHAANTLIQNNTSRLPKNLHSVKGPGEKIRVFLGKTDRDEAEFVVNEISRLHRQSQIPLQDICIFYRTNSQSRTFEDALLRHRVPYEIFGGISFYKRKEIQDILSFLRMLVSKHDVIAFERTIQLPKRGIGPTAISALIDYALSNNLPILKACTQVLETQSIKLSKKQSEGLRQYVHTFKLLEDAQATLSLSEFVIATIRITEYLHILQQEDPDTYEDRKSNLDALVAKTFEWEQNSDPSLEAFLDDLALKSSTEEILVTEDRVNLMTIHNGKGLEFRIAFIVGLEEKLFPHANSNNIYENLEEERRLCYVGITRAKDLLYLTAAQTRFLWNAVRIMRPSRFLSELPKDCWVQVH, translated from the coding sequence ATGTTAACTTCAGAATTAAACCAAGCCCAAAGGAATGCTGTCACGGCTCCTCTTAGTCCTATTCTTGTTTTAGCAGGAGCCGGAGCTGGGAAAACTCGTGTCGTTACTCACCGTATTCTCCACCTCATTAATGAAGGCATCTCTCCTAAAGAAATTCTCGCTGTTACTTTTACAAATAAAGCCGCTAGAGAACTTAGAGAACGCGTTATACATTTATGCTCAAAAGTCCGAGGTGAAAATATTCCCATGGTGTGTACATTCCACAGCTTAGCAGTATTTATTTTGCGTAGATCCATTCATCTACTTAATAGAGACAATAACTTTATCATTTACGATCAAGGAGATGCGGACAAGCTGCTCAAACAATGCTTACAAAAAATGAACTTAAAAAAAGCGCTGAGCAATCAAGTCCAACACGCAATTTCTCAAGCAAAAAATCGTTTACTCCTACCTGAAGATCTCAATCCTGAGGATTACATTCACCCGATAATACCTATTTACAAAGAATACCAACAACGTTTGCAAGAAGCAAATGCTGTTGATTTTGATGATCTTCTTTTTCTTTCAGTGAAACTGTTTCAAGATTACCCAGAAGCAAAAGCAGAATACAGTGAATTATGGAAAGCATTACTTATTGATGAATACCAAGATACAAATCACGCACAATATATAATGGCACTAACGCTAGCAAAGAAATACCAAAACATCTTTGCTGTAGGAGATCCTGACCAATCTATTTATTCTTGGCGCGGAGCAAACATTCATAATATTTTAAATTTTGAGAAAGATTATCCTCAAGCGCAGATCATATATTTAGAAGATAATTACCGTAGTTGTGCAAATATTTTACATGCAGCGAATACGTTGATTCAAAATAACACATCAAGACTCCCTAAAAATCTGCATAGTGTCAAAGGTCCAGGAGAAAAAATCCGTGTTTTCCTTGGAAAAACAGATCGAGATGAAGCAGAATTTGTTGTTAATGAAATCTCCCGTTTACATAGGCAATCTCAGATTCCCTTGCAAGATATCTGTATCTTTTATCGCACGAACAGCCAATCCCGTACTTTTGAAGATGCTTTGCTGCGTCACCGGGTTCCCTATGAAATTTTTGGAGGCATTTCCTTTTACAAACGTAAAGAAATCCAAGATATTCTCTCTTTTCTTAGAATGTTAGTCTCAAAACACGATGTCATCGCTTTTGAAAGGACGATCCAATTACCCAAACGAGGTATAGGCCCAACAGCGATATCAGCATTAATTGATTATGCCTTAAGCAATAACCTCCCCATCCTAAAGGCATGCACGCAGGTTTTAGAAACTCAAAGCATTAAACTTTCCAAAAAACAAAGCGAAGGATTAAGGCAGTATGTACATACCTTTAAACTTTTAGAAGATGCTCAAGCAACCCTCTCATTAAGTGAGTTTGTCATAGCTACTATACGCATCACTGAATATCTCCACATATTACAACAAGAAGACCCTGATACGTATGAGGACAGAAAAAGTAATCTTGACGCACTTGTTGCAAAAACTTTTGAATGGGAACAAAATTCTGATCCTTCTTTAGAAGCATTCTTAGATGACCTAGCATTAAAAAGTTCCACTGAAGAAATTCTAGTAACTGAAGACCGTGTTAATCTCATGACTATTCATAATGGTAAAGGACTCGAATTTCGTATCGCCTTCATTGTAGGTTTGGAAGAAAAACTCTTTCCCCATGCAAATTCAAATAACATTTATGAAAATCTTGAAGAAGAACGTCGCTTATGCTACGTAGGAATTACTCGAGCTAAAGATCTCCTTTATCTAACCGCAGCACAAACACGTTTTCTTTGGAATGCAGTTCGTATCATGAGGCCTAGCCGATTCCTCTCAGAACTTCCTAAAGATTGCTGGGTGCAAGTACATTAA
- the rpoN gene encoding RNA polymerase factor sigma-54 has product MFRQEQKLSLKYLPSLRMQQGLHMLQFPITELSSYVLQQIIHNPCFDLCSLEEEDWSPCLSLPSIEVSRPESLLSHLCTQIQHAFDDPKDIYIAQHIIGNLSEQGLLLLPLQELALQLEVTIEEISRIQTKIQYFHPLGIASSSLQDYWLFLLKDSHHTLAYTLIKEHYSALRNCDFFHLAKKFRCSPNYLLESLKNALASIPWAPASGYTSSVASQPALPDVYLKYVEGSWEIRISSRGLPPIKIDSSILHIYEQLPKQEKKNLKHQILSAKWLIKNLKKREQLLCAIVEKMLPYQENFLLGRTSAPQAFSVKALANELPYHQSTLFRAIENKTIATPQGIFPLKYLFPQSAVNNTSQSKEMILQWIHQWIASETSPLSDADISQRIAEHGIPCARRTVAKYRAQLNILPAHKRNKHVKRIYN; this is encoded by the coding sequence ATGTTTCGGCAAGAACAAAAACTTTCTTTAAAATACTTACCCTCATTGCGTATGCAACAAGGATTGCATATGCTTCAATTTCCCATTACTGAATTATCTTCCTATGTCTTGCAACAAATTATACATAACCCTTGTTTTGACCTTTGCTCTTTAGAAGAAGAGGATTGGTCGCCCTGTCTGTCCTTGCCTTCTATAGAAGTATCGCGTCCTGAGTCTCTTTTGTCACATTTATGTACTCAAATACAACATGCTTTTGATGATCCTAAAGATATCTATATCGCTCAACACATTATAGGAAATCTGTCCGAGCAAGGTTTATTGTTACTTCCTCTTCAAGAGTTGGCACTACAACTAGAAGTAACTATAGAAGAAATTTCTCGTATACAAACTAAAATTCAATATTTCCACCCCTTAGGGATAGCTTCATCTTCTCTACAAGACTACTGGTTATTCCTTTTGAAAGATTCTCACCACACACTGGCTTATACTCTGATCAAGGAGCACTACTCTGCCCTAAGGAATTGCGATTTTTTTCATCTAGCGAAAAAATTTCGCTGTTCTCCTAACTACCTCCTTGAATCTTTAAAAAATGCGTTAGCATCCATTCCTTGGGCTCCTGCTTCTGGCTATACATCTTCTGTAGCCTCTCAGCCAGCTCTTCCCGATGTGTATCTTAAATATGTAGAAGGTAGTTGGGAGATTCGTATTAGCTCTCGAGGTTTACCCCCAATTAAAATCGACTCCTCGATTTTACATATTTATGAACAGCTCCCAAAACAAGAAAAAAAAAATCTAAAACACCAAATTCTTTCTGCAAAATGGCTAATCAAAAACTTAAAAAAACGAGAACAATTACTCTGTGCTATTGTTGAAAAAATGCTTCCTTACCAAGAAAATTTTCTTCTCGGGAGAACTTCTGCACCTCAAGCGTTTTCTGTAAAAGCTTTAGCGAATGAGCTTCCCTACCACCAATCTACTTTATTCCGCGCTATAGAAAATAAAACTATTGCCACTCCTCAAGGAATTTTTCCTTTAAAGTATTTATTCCCTCAGTCTGCTGTTAATAATACATCTCAATCTAAAGAAATGATTTTACAGTGGATTCATCAATGGATAGCATCTGAAACTTCTCCTTTATCCGACGCAGATATTAGTCAAAGAATTGCAGAACATGGTATACCTTGCGCACGACGTACAGTAGCTAAGTACCGAGCACAATTAAATATTCTACCTGCACATAAACGAAACAAACATGTAAAGCGGATTTACAATTAG